TGCCCGCGCAGCCTCGCGATCGCGTGATGATCTCGCCCGCGCAGCCTCGCGACGGTGTGGTGATCGCGCCCGCCGTGCCCGCGCGCCCGGCGCTGCCCGCGACGGGGAGCTTCGGCGGCTCGTAGGCCGATCGTGATGTGCCGGGCCGGGTTTCGCGCGGCCCGGCACATTCGTCAGCGGTGATGTACCGATGCCACGGTGTACACGTGCGGTTCGACGCCGTCGGCCAGGGCGGATGCCTCCTGGATGTGGGCCTGGGCGGCCGGGTCGTCGAGCATGGCCTGCATGGCCTCGGGGGATTCCCACTGGGCGTAGTTGACCACGCGGACGCCGTCGGTGCTGACGTGGAAATTGGCGGAGATGAATCCGGGGGAGTGCCGGATGACCTGCTCCGTCGCCTCGGCCAGCAGGTCGACCAGGGCGCGCTGGTGGTCCGGTCGCACGGTGAACACGTTGATCAGGGTGGCGATCGGCGCGTCGGTGACGATGGTGGTTTCGGTGCTCATGTCGCCCCTCGGTGGTGTGTCAGGTTCCTTACTCGCTCCAGTATGTGTAAGGTTCCTGTCATGAGTCAAGAGGATGTCCGCGAGAAGATCGGTTATCTGATCAAGCAGACTCAACAGGCGTTCCATCGCGGCTGCGAGGAACGCCTTCGCCCCCTGGGCCTTTCGATGTCCCAGTACGCGGTGCTGCGCGCCGTCGCCGATATCGGCCCCGCCCCGGCCGCCGAACTGGCCCGGCGCACCTTCGTCACCCGCCAATCCCTGCGTGACGTCCTGTCCGGTCTGCTCGGCGCGGACCTGGTGACCATTGCCGACGCGCCCACCATCGGCCGCGCCCTGCCCGTCGCCCTCACCCCCGGCGGCCGCTCCCTGCTCGACCGGGCCGATGCCATCGTCTTCGACGTGGAGGATCGCATGCTGACCGGCATTCCCTCGAAAGACGTTCGGCGCCTTGCCGCTCTGTTGACGACGTGCCTGGAGAATCTGGGCTGAGGGCGGTCGCGCGCTGAACATGTTGCCACAGTTGGCCTTTGAACCCCTACGGGGTCTCCTTGTGGATCTTGACACCACGAAGAGCCCGGGCCAAAGATGGTCACACGACCATTAATTGCGAAGTGCCGCAGCACAATCGGTCGTTTTCCATGCAATCCGCAACGATCGAAGGAGCCGCCATGTCGACCCGAGCCATCGGCCTAGCACTGACCACCGTCGCGGCCACCGGCCTGTTACTGGCACAGGCCCCCGCTCAGGCGACACCCCCGCCCGAGTGCCGATCCACCGACTTCTGCCTGTTCAGCGGCCACCACCAGACCGGAAAAGTCCTCTACCGCCTCGACGTCAAGGTAACCGACGAGGGCTTCACCTTCCCCGAAGTAGACGATCTCGAACCCATGATCAAACCACTTTCGGCATACAACCCGATCCCGAACTCCTTCGGCTGCATAATCCGCCTCAACAACAAGCCCCACTTCGCAGGCGAGGAGCAGGAGATCGACGGCTTCGGCCACGCCGAATTGACCGGCGCCCCAGTCGGATCCATCACACCCGACTGCGGCTGACGCCCCGGCCGAACCATCCGGCCGGGGACGTCACGCAGCCCGCTCAGTTCTTGGCGGCCAGTGCCTTTGCCTCGCGGCGGCGGCGGTGCAGGATTGGCTCGGTGTAGCCGTTGGGCTGTTGGGTGCCTTCCAGGATGAGGTCCTTGGCGGCTTGGAAGGCTATGCTGCCGGCGAAATCCGGGGCCATGGGCTTGTAGTGGGGGTCGGCCGCGTTTTGGCGGTCGACCACGGGGGCCATGCGCTCCAGGCTTTCGATCACCTGGTCGGTGGTGATGATGTTGTGGCGCAGCCAGTTTGCCATCAGCTGGCTCGAAATGCGCAGGGTGGCGCGGTCTTCCATGAGGGCGACGTCGTTGATGTCGGGGACCTTGGAGCAGCCGACGCCGTGGTCGATCCAGCGGACGACGTAGCCGAGGATGGACTGGGAGTTGTTGTCCAGCTCGTTGCGGATTTCGTCCGCGGTCCAGGTGGTCGAGGGGGACAGCGGGATCTCGAGGAGCTGGTCGACGGTTGCGCGCGGGCCGCTCTCGGCGATCTCGGTCTGCCGCTGGAACACGTCCACCAGGTGGTAGTGGGTGGCGTGCAGGGTGGCGGCGGTGGGGGAGGGCACCCAGGCGGTGGTGGCGCCGGCGCGGGGGTGGCCGATCTTCTGCTCGAGCATGTCGTGCATCAGATCGGGCATGGCCCACATGCCCTTACCGATCTGCGCCTTGTGCGGGAGGCCGGTCTCCAGGCCCTTGTCGACGTTCCAGTCCTCATAGGCCAGGATCCACTGCTGCTTCTTCATCTCGGCCTTGCGCACCATGGCGCCGGCCTCCATGGAGGTGTGGATCTCGTCGCCGGTGCGGTCCAGGAAGCCGGTGTTGATGAACACCGCCCGGTCCTTCGCCGCCGCGATGCACGCCT
The Nocardia terpenica genome window above contains:
- a CDS encoding antibiotic biosynthesis monooxygenase family protein, coding for MSTETTIVTDAPIATLINVFTVRPDHQRALVDLLAEATEQVIRHSPGFISANFHVSTDGVRVVNYAQWESPEAMQAMLDDPAAQAHIQEASALADGVEPHVYTVASVHHR
- a CDS encoding MarR family winged helix-turn-helix transcriptional regulator, which encodes MSQEDVREKIGYLIKQTQQAFHRGCEERLRPLGLSMSQYAVLRAVADIGPAPAAELARRTFVTRQSLRDVLSGLLGADLVTIADAPTIGRALPVALTPGGRSLLDRADAIVFDVEDRMLTGIPSKDVRRLAALLTTCLENLG